In the genome of Paenibacillus pabuli, the window CATCTCTGTACCGGTCAGAGGGATGTCAAGACCTGGTAAGGTTCTTCGCGTTGCTTCGAATTAAACCACATACTCCACTGCTTGTGCGGGTCCCCGTCAATTCCTTTGAGTTTCAGTCTTGCGACCGTACTCCCCAGGCGGAGTGCTTAATGTGTTAACTTCGGCACCAAGGGTATCGAAACCCCTAACACCTAGCACTCATCGTTTACGGCGTGGACTACCAGGGTATCTAATCCTGTTTGCTCCCCACGCTTTCGCGCCTCAGCGTCAGTTACAGCCCAGAGAGTCGCCTTCGCCACTGGTGTTCCTCCACATATCTACGCATTTCACCGCTACACGTGGAATTCCACTCTCCTCTTCTGCACTCAAGTCACCCAGTTTCCAGTGCGATCCGGGGTTGAGCCCCGGGATTAAACACCAGACTTAAATGACCGCCTGCGCGCGCTTTACGCCCAATAATTCCGGACAACGCTTGCCCCCTACGTATTACCGCGGCTGCTGGCACGTAGTTAGCCGGGGCTTTCTTCTCAGGTACCGTCACCTTGGGAGCAGTTACTCTCCCAAGCGTTCTTCCCTGGCAACAGAGCTTTACGATCCGAAAACCTTCATCACTCACGCGGCATTGCTCCGTCAGGCTTTCGCCCATTGCGGAAGATTCCCTACTGCTGCCTCCCGTAGGAGTCTGGGCCGTGTCTCAGTCCCAGTGTGGCCGATCACCCTCTCAGGTCGGCTACGCATCGTCGCCTTGGTGAGCCGTTACCCCACCAACTAGCTAATGCGCCGCAGGCCCATCCCCAAGTGACAGATTGCTCCGTCTTTCCAGTTTCCTTCAGGCGAAGAAAACAACTATTCGGTATTAGCTACCGTTTCCGGTAGTTGTCCCAAACTTGAGGGCAGGTTGCCTACGTGTTACTCACCCGTCCGCCGCTAAGTATCCAGGAAGCAAGCTTCCTATCAACTCCGCTCGACTTGCATGTATTAGGCATGCCGCCAGCGTTCGTCCTGAGCCAGGATCAAACTCTCCAATAAAGTATTGAAAAGAGCGATGAGCTCATTTTGAATCTGACGAGATTAAAAATCTCATTTATGTTCCAGTTTTCATACAGCCAAATAGCATGTACCAAGAACTTTCACATTCATCCTGCAAGCAGGATGATTACTCACTCGTTGTTCAGTTTTCAAAGATCAAACTTGATTTGTGTTACTCATTTTCGTCTCAACCGTGTTTTCGGCGGCGACTTAAATAATGTATCACATTTCGTTCGTTTTCGTCAAGAACTTTTTTTTAATTTCTTTTTTGAAGCTTTAGCTCTTCACTATTTCCTCTGTAGAATTTATCATTTGTTGACGATAAGCTCGTTTGAGGAACGAAATATAATGTATCATATTTTCTAAATTGGAGTCAACCTCTTTTTATAAATTATTAAACAAACAAAAAAGGAAGGTTTCCCCTCCCACTTTATAAGCCAAATAACGGCAGGTTTCGCGGTTAACTATTCCTCAATCCAATAGCGGATTTCCCGTCCATCTCCTCCTATAAAGGATGGCCATCCTGCCGATTCTTTTACAATAGAACGAAATACCAGTTTACGAAGGATGAGCGGCAAATCCTCCCGCACAAATCTCAGCTGTGGATGGTGGACAAGTTCATCCATACTCCACGGTTCTCTTCGACTCCCAAGCACACGCAGAAGTAATCCGGAGCAATCGCTCATTTTGGACATCACTGAGAATTCACATGCAAGCAGTACAAGCTCGACTCTCTGTTCCAGTGTCTCCGAACTTACTGTAAGCTCCTGATAGAGCTTCCACAAAGCACGATCCAAACTCTGCACATGTGTCCAGACGGCATGATCCGGGTAGATCCCCTGTTCAATTAGTACAATTCTAGCCCAGTTCCCTAGAGCCTCAAGTACATTGTAATAGGCATCAACAACATGGCCCTCTTGAATGTAACGTTTGGCTTCCACGTACATTTTCAAAAAACTGGCGAATTCATGCAGCAGCTTTTGCTCACGCAATTCGGTTCCAAAAGCAGATAGTTCCTCTCGCAAAGCGCTTAAGGCATTACCCGCTTCCCAAATGATCTCACCTTCAATGAGGCACTGCATGATGTTATTGTTATCCCCCGTAATTACACTGCTCTGCAGCTCATGACGGCTGATATAGATCATTTGATAACGAAGATCACCATATTTGTAGTGTCCAACTTTGGATATCAACTGGTCGGTATTATGAACAACGAGTACAAGCAATTCAAAATCCTGGATTAGGGAGCCGTGGAATCGCTCTCCCGGGCGGGAATAAGCGATAGCCCCAACTGCCCCTGTCTCTTCCGACTGTTCGGACAAAAAAGCAAGGTTCTTTAGTTCCACGATTCCCTCCATACAATTCATGGCAGATAAGCGCCAAGTCAGTTATAATGTAATTCTACATGCAGGCTGAAGTTTCCTTCTTATCCAGGTCCGATACTACTCATACGATAGGAGCATTTTTCATGATTTTCAAATCAGCAAAAATTAATGCTTTTCGCACTTGGGGACTACTGCTTACCATGCTCGGCATGGGCCTAATGGTACTGGGAACTGCCGGAATTGTGTTCTGGGGACACGCGGGCAAAGTATTTGCCGCTGTGGGACTCGTCATCGGCCTGATTGCCATGATGGCTAGTCTGGCTATTTATTTCTGGGCTGGCATGCTTTCCACAAGCGCAGTACAAGTGGACTGTCCGGAATGTGGCAAGTTAACCAAAATGCTCGGCAAGACAGATCGTTGTATGTTCTGTCACACCATCCTTACCCTGGACCCTAATCAGGCCAATACAACCAGTTCACAACTGAAAGCGCATTCCACGTCTCCTTCCGACACAGATCATGGCATAAGTTCCAACAGCTAGATGTACTTTTCATCAACTTTTCATCCAAGTCCAGAGACAGAAAAAAGGCCCGGTATCTTCACCGGTCCTTTTTTTGAATTTCAGATAGACTTTTAAATTAATTAATATATAAGTTCAAAAGAGCTATTTCATGTTTATTTCGAATACCCTGCGTGTTTTAACGTCTCCCATGCCGATGCATCGGCGAAGCTTCGATTCCATGCAGCTACTCCACCCAATTTCAACGAAGCAACCAAATCAACGCGTGCCTGAAGTGAAACGGCATCTTCTATCCAGATTTTCTTGGTTGTCCCATCTTCGGCATACTCCACATAATTCTGTCCGCTTTGTTTATCCAGAACAGGTTTAAGTTTCTTTTCCTTGATCAGGTCTGTGACGGTGCTCATGCCTACCGCTTTGGAAGACACTTTCAATTCTCCTTGATCATTGGTCTCTTCCGTCCAGATTCGAGTATATAGCGGCACAGCCATAATCAATTTGTTCGATGGTACTTCATCCTCTTCCAGGATCCGTCTCATAGAAGACTCGGTCCAAGGAAGCGAGGCAACCGAACCAGCCTTTGGACTCGCAGCCCAATGCTCGTCATACGCCATAACGACAATATAATCGGCAAAAGAGCCTAACGAGCGACGATCCAGAAAAGCAGACCACATCTCACTGTTCGATTTCGGCGTCACATCAACCGAGAGCATCAAACCATGAATGCGCGCCATCGCTTTGATTTCGCGGACAAATTGAGTGATATTCGGTCCATCGTCTGTATAGACGTTCTCAAAATCAATGTTAATGCCGTCCAAATGATAAGTCTGTGCATACTCCAGCATCTGCTCAATTATATGTGTACGCGTCTCGTACGAGGCCACGGCCTCTTTCGTTATATCCGGATCAAAGCTGTTATCCATTAGGCCCCACACTTCCATGCCAGAACGGTGAGCCCAGTTAACGTATGCCTTATCCCCTTTACTTTTTACGTTGCCTTGTCCATCTGTAATATGGAACCACGTGGGGCTGACCACATTAACTCCAGGCATCTTGCCGATCGAAGCCACATCAGGCTGTCGATTGTATACGGCTTCCCAAACCAGATTCACCGGTTTATTCTGCCACTTTTTCTCCGCAGCGGTCAGAGTGAATTTGGGCTTGTCCAGTTCCCTTTTCTCCGTAAGAGTGACATATTTATTAGCCACATAACCTGCATAACCATTATCCAACTGCACAAAGCTCTGATCCTCACCTGTCTGCCATACCCTCACTCGTACATCCTGCTTCATATCGGCAATAATCGGAGAAGACTCTCCTCCGCGCTTGTACAACGGAACCGTTTTGTCCGTCTTGGAAGACAATGTATCAATCTCTGCATACTGAATGGTGTCACCTCCACGCATCAGCAGCACGGCACCCGTTGTTGCATCTTCCTGTACAGCTATACCGTATACTTCTTTCAGAGGTTTGAGCGGAATATAAGCCTCTCCCCCAACCACCTCCGGTTTAACCGTCATGGGATAATCGCGATGATTAAGTTCCGCCTTTGTACTGCCTTCCTTCATATGGAGCACTCGCTGCGGTGTTGCAATAATGATATCTCCTGTGTCAGCCTCATAACGTATTCCAGAATCAACCGCCTCTTGCAGCACCGATACAGGCAGCTTAAGCTGATCTCCCGTTCCTGAAGCTTCCTCATCCATCAGTTGTCCGTCCACAAAAATAGGTTGATTCATGCCAATCCAGTCGGGGTCTTCGTGAATCTGATTAAGCCAAACATTCGTTATTAGCCAATAAGCACCGCCTGCGACAACACAGGCAGTCAAAAATCCAGGCCAGAACGAGCGGCGCTTCTGACGTGTGTATCTGCTTTTTCTACTCAAACGTCTACCTCCGTTAATCATGCTGAAACATGAAATAGCTAATTTGCTGAGACTATATAGACTATATACATTCTATCGTCCTAAAAACAAAAAACGTGAAGAATCCAAACTGAATTCTGCACGTTAATATTGTAATTCAACTCTCTTAATCCCTGCAACTTTTACAAACGCCGTATACTTCCAGTCGGTGACCATGTACTTCAAAACCTGTACTTGACTCCGCCTGGAGCTCCACGCTTTTTAGCGAAGGATAACTAAAATCTTCAATTTTGCCGCATTTATCACAGATAACATGGTAATGATCCGTCACATTGGCATCGAAGCGACTTGAGTTATCTCCGTATGTCAACTCCCGGACCATGCCCGCTTCCAGAAACATCTTCAAATTGTTATATACAGTCGCCACGCTCATACTGGGAAACTGGGGTTCAAGCGCACGGTAAATTTCATCGGCTGTCGGATGCCCCATGGATTCCATCAAATAGTTCAATATGGCATGACGCTGGGGTGTAATACGGACACCGGTCGTTTTCAGATGCTCCAACGCATGTTGGACACGTGTTGCCATAAAACCCACCGCCTTACCTTTCATTACTCTGCAAAGACAGAATGTGTAATCACAGTTTCTCTTTAATCAGAGTTGATCATCGGCCGGAACAGCGACATTACACTTGCCCCGCCGTGTAACCTTGCCAGTTTATATTTATTGTACGGCGATTGCAAGTTTATTGTCAACGCGTCAGTCAGGGAACTTCGGATGTTTGGTCTTGGGAATTCTGTCCGTCTTCGGTCATTTGTTCCAAGCCATCAGCCGTATCTTCCGACTCCAGTGAATTTGTTCCAACAGGAGGCACTTCAGGATTACGATCAATAGTGAGGTCGCTGTTTCCCTCGACTTTAACCGTATACTCTCCTTCACCAAGCTGGCCCTCAATCGTTTTATTCTTCACTGTAAACGGCAGATCCGTTTGCAAATCTCCATAACTGCTGGAGCCACTTAGGCTATAATCTCCCCGCTCCGGAAGCAGAATGTTAATAGCCCCTACAGCGCTATAAACGTCCCAGTCACCGCCTACTTTGGAAGATACAATGCTTATACTGCCATTGAGGGATTGAGCCTTGAGTGCCAAACTTGCGCCATCTACATTGATATTTCCGTTTCTGGTGTCCGCTGTAATCTCTCCCACGGAGTCCGTGATGCTAATACTTCCGACTTGTGTAGTCAAATTCACATTTCCGGAGACCCCACGGGCCTTCATGTCCCCTCGATTACTGTTCAAGTCTACATTTCCGATCGCATTGGCCACAATGACATCACCATTCAGTGTTTTACCGGAAATATCACCTACGGCGTTCGTAATTCGTATACGTCCGTTTCCTGTCTCGGCCAAAATGGTACTAATGGCTTCCGGACGATTCAACAATATGGCTCCATTGGATGTACGAATATCGAGATTGAAGCGACGATCATCCGGAATCGTTATGGTGATATTCATCCGCGGCTGTGTTTTTTCGTTCTCTCCATATGTTTTGCCTGTTGTCTTAATATGAATCACTTTTGTACCATCCGTCTCAACAAATGAAGCGTCCGCCACTGCTTTGGCCTGTACTTCGGTTGTCTGATCTACCCAAACTACGGTGCGTACCTCAATCTCTTCCGTATCCCCACGCTGTACGGAGATATCCCCGTTTACTCCCTCAACAACAAGGTCCGAGGTCTCCATGCCCACAGGTACCCGAATTGTGCCCTTATCTTCCATGTATCCTGCTGCCTGACTATAGTCCATGGATGCTGCTCCCAGATTAAGACTTACCCTGTTCCACAGATGCATGTAGTGATCCTGCTCCGTAACGATAAATACAGAAGCCGTCAGCAGAAGGGCTGACAGGATACCTTTCGCATCGGGCCTGAAGCGCATTTTAATTTTCTCACTCTGGTTGTCTGGAGCTGCAGTCCATCTTCTACGTGTCACTAAGAATAACAGTATGTATTCCACACCTAACACAACGAGCAAGAGGGGCCACCAATCGACCATCTCATATACATAGTCCGTTCCCCACCGTTTATCCAAAATCAACAGCAGACCGACAGCTATGATTAAAGCGGCAGCTGTGTAGCGGCCGACCCGGACTTTACGGTTCATGGCTATCCCTCCTTGATAGTTCAAACTAGATTTTCTTCTTCCGAAGCATGACCCAAATTTCCCGTCCGAAAAGGATTAGTCCTCCTGCGATCATAAGAACAGCAAAAGTATATCCACCGTACACAGCGATTAGCTCTTTAAACCAACGCGGTTTACGAAAGAACAATACCAGCAAGGATCCTCCTACAATCAGAAGCAGTCCAAACGAAATACCTTTTTCCCAAACCATCATGGCTTCCCCAGCCGAACGTTCATTAGGGGTGGGCTTGTCCAAGCTATTGTGAGTAACCGCTCTTTTTCTGCGCATCATCACCCAATCCGCAGATTGTAATACGTCAAATACATTGTAAAAGTATATTACCGGAATAAACATTGCCAGCAGGATAAGCAATGGTACATTGATCTGTATTCCAATGGATGAGAAGTACAAGAGTGCTGACAGGTCCAGAAGCACAAGCATCATGAAGGTCAGACCTCTCATGTATAATCGAAGGTAGACGTGACCCAGACCAGGAATAACCGCACTTAGTAACCCGGCAATAAACTTGTGAGTCCGATATCGGACAGGTTTTCCTCGCGTTTCGCTGGAATTATTGTTCGATTGCTGTTTCCGTTTCATATACGACTCCTTCCTTCCGGGTTAACATTCCCGCTCTTCATGCATTTGGTTAGATAGTACCCTAAAGAGCCGGGAGAGTAACTGGAAGAAATATGGTTATGAGCAAAAACCCTCCGGCACTAAAGGCCTCAGAGGGTTTAATTCATTTATTCGACCGACACTTTCGTTACATGTTCCCACTGTCTTAACTTGGTTACAAGCTGCACTGCACTGAATTCATGTGGCATGTAAACATGCAGCACAATTTCAATTTTGCGTTCAACGGATATCATTTCTGCATAAGCCAAATCCTGCTCATTCACCGTTATTTTACGGATTTTAATCTTCTCCTGCTCCATAAATGAAGATACCTGTTCCAGAAAACCGGGATCAGACAAGGTGTGAAGCGTAACCACATGCAGTTTGTTTCCCCGTATATACCTGAGCTCCAGCTTATTGAATACCCAGAGATTAAGTAACACCAAAGCCGTTGACACGATGGAGGCAAAAAAGAACCCCGCGCCTGTGGCCAGTCCTATGGCCGCCACAACCCAAATTGAAGCTGCCGTTGTGAGTCCGGTAATTGACTTGCCTGTAAAAAGAATCGTGCCCGCTCCCAGAAAACCAACGCCGGTAATAACAGCTGTAGCGAGACGTGCCGGATCAATCCTTACGTTTAATTCATTTGCAAAATCTTTAAAGCCATAAACAGACAACATCATAATAAGTGCAGATCCAAGACATACCAGAATATGGGTACGCAAACCAGCGGCGTGATTGGAACGCTCCCGCTCCAGGCCTACAAGCCCTCCAAGCAGCATAGCCAGTAATAATCGTAATAAAATGTGCCACTCATCTATTAACCAGGGATTGCCCAAAGCCGGTATTCCTCCTCCAAGTTGTTCACATCATTAATCTTTATTCTTATGAAATGTCGTTAATTCCACTCCGGGTGCAATTTGTACAACTTCCACGGGCTCAAAACCAAATTTGGTATACAATTTCACGGCTGGTTGATTCAACGTTCCTGTAGAAACGATATACCGCGGAAGATTGGGATGCTGTTTAAATACATGCATCATCAAGGCAGCAGCAATTCCTTTACGGAAATGGTCTGGGTGTACCATCATTCGCGTGATTGTTGATGTATTAATCTCTTCCTCATCCACGGCAACCGCACCAAGCAATTCACCGTCCGTGTCCAGATAGCCATAGAAGTTCTCTCCACAATTTTGCAGTGTCTCCATCGTATCCATTAAAGGTGGAATTTCCTGAAACCCGATGATTTCCGCTTCAAGCCGATAGGCCACATGCTGT includes:
- a CDS encoding nucleotidyltransferase-like protein, whose amino-acid sequence is MELKNLAFLSEQSEETGAVGAIAYSRPGERFHGSLIQDFELLVLVVHNTDQLISKVGHYKYGDLRYQMIYISRHELQSSVITGDNNNIMQCLIEGEIIWEAGNALSALREELSAFGTELREQKLLHEFASFLKMYVEAKRYIQEGHVVDAYYNVLEALGNWARIVLIEQGIYPDHAVWTHVQSLDRALWKLYQELTVSSETLEQRVELVLLACEFSVMSKMSDCSGLLLRVLGSRREPWSMDELVHHPQLRFVREDLPLILRKLVFRSIVKESAGWPSFIGGDGREIRYWIEE
- a CDS encoding YgzB family protein; the encoded protein is MIFKSAKINAFRTWGLLLTMLGMGLMVLGTAGIVFWGHAGKVFAAVGLVIGLIAMMASLAIYFWAGMLSTSAVQVDCPECGKLTKMLGKTDRCMFCHTILTLDPNQANTTSSQLKAHSTSPSDTDHGISSNS
- a CDS encoding glycosyl hydrolase family 18 protein, producing the protein MSRKSRYTRQKRRSFWPGFLTACVVAGGAYWLITNVWLNQIHEDPDWIGMNQPIFVDGQLMDEEASGTGDQLKLPVSVLQEAVDSGIRYEADTGDIIIATPQRVLHMKEGSTKAELNHRDYPMTVKPEVVGGEAYIPLKPLKEVYGIAVQEDATTGAVLLMRGGDTIQYAEIDTLSSKTDKTVPLYKRGGESSPIIADMKQDVRVRVWQTGEDQSFVQLDNGYAGYVANKYVTLTEKRELDKPKFTLTAAEKKWQNKPVNLVWEAVYNRQPDVASIGKMPGVNVVSPTWFHITDGQGNVKSKGDKAYVNWAHRSGMEVWGLMDNSFDPDITKEAVASYETRTHIIEQMLEYAQTYHLDGINIDFENVYTDDGPNITQFVREIKAMARIHGLMLSVDVTPKSNSEMWSAFLDRRSLGSFADYIVVMAYDEHWAASPKAGSVASLPWTESSMRRILEEDEVPSNKLIMAVPLYTRIWTEETNDQGELKVSSKAVGMSTVTDLIKEKKLKPVLDKQSGQNYVEYAEDGTTKKIWIEDAVSLQARVDLVASLKLGGVAAWNRSFADASAWETLKHAGYSK
- the perR gene encoding peroxide-responsive transcriptional repressor PerR, translated to MATRVQHALEHLKTTGVRITPQRHAILNYLMESMGHPTADEIYRALEPQFPSMSVATVYNNLKMFLEAGMVRELTYGDNSSRFDANVTDHYHVICDKCGKIEDFSYPSLKSVELQAESSTGFEVHGHRLEVYGVCKSCRD
- a CDS encoding DUF4097 family beta strand repeat-containing protein, with the protein product MNRKVRVGRYTAAALIIAVGLLLILDKRWGTDYVYEMVDWWPLLLVVLGVEYILLFLVTRRRWTAAPDNQSEKIKMRFRPDAKGILSALLLTASVFIVTEQDHYMHLWNRVSLNLGAASMDYSQAAGYMEDKGTIRVPVGMETSDLVVEGVNGDISVQRGDTEEIEVRTVVWVDQTTEVQAKAVADASFVETDGTKVIHIKTTGKTYGENEKTQPRMNITITIPDDRRFNLDIRTSNGAILLNRPEAISTILAETGNGRIRITNAVGDISGKTLNGDVIVANAIGNVDLNSNRGDMKARGVSGNVNLTTQVGSISITDSVGEITADTRNGNINVDGASLALKAQSLNGSISIVSSKVGGDWDVYSAVGAINILLPERGDYSLSGSSSYGDLQTDLPFTVKNKTIEGQLGEGEYTVKVEGNSDLTIDRNPEVPPVGTNSLESEDTADGLEQMTEDGQNSQDQTSEVP
- a CDS encoding MgtC/SapB family protein, yielding MGNPWLIDEWHILLRLLLAMLLGGLVGLERERSNHAAGLRTHILVCLGSALIMMLSVYGFKDFANELNVRIDPARLATAVITGVGFLGAGTILFTGKSITGLTTAASIWVVAAIGLATGAGFFFASIVSTALVLLNLWVFNKLELRYIRGNKLHVVTLHTLSDPGFLEQVSSFMEQEKIKIRKITVNEQDLAYAEMISVERKIEIVLHVYMPHEFSAVQLVTKLRQWEHVTKVSVE
- a CDS encoding GNAT family N-acetyltransferase; translation: MKIQSLSLNDVEMVGLLWRLQHVAYRLEAEIIGFQEIPPLMDTMETLQNCGENFYGYLDTDGELLGAVAVDEEEINTSTITRMMVHPDHFRKGIAAALMMHVFKQHPNLPRYIVSTGTLNQPAVKLYTKFGFEPVEVVQIAPGVELTTFHKNKD